The nucleotide sequence TGCAGAGTTTGCGCCACCAGAATACACAGAACGGTATGAAGTGGGGTATGCCCAGCATTTGCGTGATGCCCTGCCAAATGCAACATTCGTCGCCTTCACTGGCACACCCGTCAGCAGTGAAGACCGTGACACCCGTGCAGTGTTTGGTGATTACATCCACGTTTATGACATGCAGCAGGCTAAAGAAGATGGCGCAACGGTTGCCATTTACTACGAGTCTCGCCTTGCCAAACTCAGTCTGAGTGCGGCGGACATGGCGGCAATTGACGTTGAAGTAGACGAACTGGCGGAAGACGAAGAGGAAAGCACCCAGTCACAACTCAAAAGTCGATGGGCTGCACTGGAGAAAGTGGTTGGTGCGCAACCCCGCGTGGTCAGTGTGGCCGCCGATCTGGTCGCGCACTTTGAAGAGCGCAACAAGGCGCAGTCCGGTAAAGCCATGGTGGTTGCCATGAGCCGCGAGATTTGCGTCCACCTGTACAACGAAATCATAAAGCTGCGCCCGGATTGGCACAGTGCAGACCCAGAGCAAGGGGCCATCAAAATCATCATGACCGGCTCCGCCAGCGACAAAGCGTTGCTGAGGCCCCATATCTACAGTTCGCAGACCAAGAAGCGGCTGGAGAAACGCTTCAAAGACCCGGTTGATCCTTTGCGTTTGGTGATCGTGCGTGACATGTGGCTCACCGGCTTTGACGCCCCATGTGTACATACGCTGTATGTGGACAAGCCGATGAAAGGCCACAACCTGATGCAAGCCATTGCGCGTGTCAATCGAGTATTCAAAGATAAGCAAGGCGGCTTGGTGGTCGATTACATTGGCATTGGCAATGAGTTGAGGTCTGCCATGAAGGAATACACGCAGTCCAAGGGGCGCGGCAGACCGACGGTGGATGCCCACGAGGCGTACAGCTTGCTAATGGAAAAGATCGACGTTCTGCGCTCGATGTTGCACGGCTTCGACTACCAAGATTTCATGACCGCAGGCCACCGCTTGCTTGCTGGTGCTGCCAACCATGTGTTGGGAATCAAGGATGGCAAAAAACGATTCGCGGATGTTGCACTTGCCATGAGCAAAGCATTTACGCTTTGCTGCACCTTGGACGATGCCAAAACTGTCCGTGAAGAAGTAGCCTTCTTGCAGGGCGTCAAAGTCATTCTGACAAAGCGCGACATAACCGCGCAGCGCCGTACCGACGAAGTGCGTGAACTGGCTATCCGTCAGATCATCAATTCTGCGGTGGTGTCTGAAAGCGTCGTTGACATTTTTGACGCTGTTGGCCTTGATAAACCGAACATCGGTTTGCTCGACGATGAATTCTTGGCGCAAGTGCGCAACTTGCCCGAAAAGAATCTGGCGGTAGAACTGCTGGAGCGGCTGCTTGAGGGTGAAATCAAGAGCCGGTTTGCAAGCAATTTGGTCCAGGACAAGAAGTTCTCGGAGATGCTGACCAACGTCATTACCCGGTATCAGAACCGTTCCATTGAAACCGCGCAGGTCATGGAAGAACTAGTCGCCATGGCGAAAAAGTTCCGTGAGGCGGCTTCGCGTGGTGATGCGCTCGGACTCACTGAAGATGAAGTCCGCTTCTATGACGCATTGGCGAATAACGAGTCAGCGGTTCGGGAACTCACCGACGAAACGCTCAAGAAGATTGCGCACGAACTCACGGAAAACTTGCGTCAAAACCTGAGTGTCGATTGGTCAGAACGTGAGAGCGTTCGCGCCAAGTTGCGTCTGATGGTCAAGCGCATATTGCGCAAATACAAATACCCACCAGATATGCAAGATGCCGCTGTTGAACTCATCCTTCAGCAAGCTCAGGCGTTGGGCGATAGCTGGTCTGAATGACGGGTGCCCTAGCGTAATCCCCTTGCTTTCGAGGCGATGATTAGGACTTGCCTATTAAAGCTGGGATTGGTCGAATAAATCGCCTGTTTTCAGGCACTTTTCAGGGGTGCAAGCCAATCGTCCAGCATGCCGTTTAGGGCTGTTAAGGACACCATCGGGGAGCTTGTATTGGCATCAAACAGGGCAGTTTGAGCCGCCGTCAGCGTCCATTTGGCTCTATATGCAAAAATGGATCTAAAACAATTGCATTTGTATGCTATAATAGCATATGTAAACTGTTTTACAACGGTTTCTAGTTATTTACTCTCTATTGCCATGCTGCGCCGCAGCAATTCTCTGGCACCACTTTTCCAAAGATTTCCACGCTTTTGCTCTTGAGTTGGCTTTGCTATGCACGGTCACTTTGGCGTGCTCGCGTTTATTTTTTATCAAGCACTGTTGTGAGCATCTTTAACTCAGCAGGAGAACAACCATGCACCTCGATGAATCCATCACTACCGCATTTGAAACTATCCGTGAATTCACCAGCTTTGACAGCCACAGTCTTGTGCCGCACCCTGAAAACCTAGTGTTTCAGACAATTACAGAGAGTCGCTTTCTGCACCGACTGGGCACCAAGTTGGCCGAGATTGTGAGCAATCCCGCTGGCGAAGATTTGCAGTATTGCGCCCACACCGTGCGCCGCTACTTCTGGAACGAGCTGGGGCTATCTCAGCCGCCCGAATTGCCCACGGATGTACCTAGATTTCTTCTCCATCCAGATCACACCTTAGAGCACAGAGTCAACGCACAGGAATTGGCCGACCAGTTGGTGCAAGTGCCAATTAAAGAAACGCCCGTGCCGTGCATCGTGGCATCCAAGCTGGCGCTGTTGCAAAAGCTGTTGAATTTGAGCGATACGGCCATCCAATATCTGACGCTGGCCTACGTACATTGCAGCATCCACAGCCTGACCAAAGACGAGTCCAGTAGCCTCAAAGTCGCACTGGCCCACATTGGCTTGGCAGACGATGCCCACCGAAACCGCGCAGTATCCGTTTTGTTGAATGCGCCGCTGGCAGATGTTCAGGCCCTGTTTGCATCACCGTCCATACTCGTTTCTTTGCGATTCGTTGATGCTGCCGCCTTTAACCAAAGGCGAACTTTGCGGGATGTATTTGTACTGACGGATGAGTTTGTCACGCTGCTGGAAACACCGTACCGATCACACCAAGCACTGCTAGCAGGCATTCTGGAGCCCGAACAAGACCTCGATTTAATCGACGATGGCACCACACCTCTAGGCTACCTCTATGAAGTGCTCCCCAAGGAGATAGCAGAAGCCTACGAATGTGCGGTGCTAGACCGGCCATTGAAATCCATTCACATCCAAGCATTGGTGAGTTGGTACACCGCAGGGTATCGCATGCTCCCATCGTTTTACTCGCCATTGGCTGGTCACATCACAGTAGAAGCTCTGCGCGATGCGATCAAACGAGTGGCACTGGAATGTGCGCAAATCAACAAACCCTTGACATCACATGCACTGGTCAAGG is from Rhodoferax aquaticus and encodes:
- a CDS encoding type I restriction endonuclease subunit R, producing MTEDQLEQETLGWLQDVGYTHLYGPDIAFDGSSPERANYRQVVLPFRLREAINRLNPDIPTAAREDALKQVIDLGMPVLLSANQHFHRMLVTGVPVQYQLAGETRGNFVRLIDWAQPDRNEWLAVNQFSIRGPHHTRRPDVILFVNGLPLVLIELKNPADLNADVWKAYDQIQTYKEQISDTFQYNEVLVISDGTEALLGSLSADAERFMAWRTIDGVTLDPLGEFNELQTLVRGVLAPQYLLDYLHYFVLFEDDGALVKKIAGYHQFHAVRAAIVQVIEASRPGGNQKGGVVWHTQGSGKSITMTCFAARVMQEPTMENPTIVVITDRNDLDGQLFGVFSLAQDLLREQPVQVSTRQDLRAKLSNRPSGGIVFATIQKFMPGEDEDTFPVLSSRHNIVVIADEAHRTQYGFEAKLKVRKTSSKAIATGDGQVTPHRAEFAPPEYTERYEVGYAQHLRDALPNATFVAFTGTPVSSEDRDTRAVFGDYIHVYDMQQAKEDGATVAIYYESRLAKLSLSAADMAAIDVEVDELAEDEEESTQSQLKSRWAALEKVVGAQPRVVSVAADLVAHFEERNKAQSGKAMVVAMSREICVHLYNEIIKLRPDWHSADPEQGAIKIIMTGSASDKALLRPHIYSSQTKKRLEKRFKDPVDPLRLVIVRDMWLTGFDAPCVHTLYVDKPMKGHNLMQAIARVNRVFKDKQGGLVVDYIGIGNELRSAMKEYTQSKGRGRPTVDAHEAYSLLMEKIDVLRSMLHGFDYQDFMTAGHRLLAGAANHVLGIKDGKKRFADVALAMSKAFTLCCTLDDAKTVREEVAFLQGVKVILTKRDITAQRRTDEVRELAIRQIINSAVVSESVVDIFDAVGLDKPNIGLLDDEFLAQVRNLPEKNLAVELLERLLEGEIKSRFASNLVQDKKFSEMLTNVITRYQNRSIETAQVMEELVAMAKKFREAASRGDALGLTEDEVRFYDALANNESAVRELTDETLKKIAHELTENLRQNLSVDWSERESVRAKLRLMVKRILRKYKYPPDMQDAAVELILQQAQALGDSWSE